In Zingiber officinale cultivar Zhangliang chromosome 1A, Zo_v1.1, whole genome shotgun sequence, a genomic segment contains:
- the LOC122006679 gene encoding auxin-responsive protein IAA14-like, protein MYPNSYTIPQAQPLLNTEQGELIAVGNKIPQSRVENSALLKRLANINQKYNEAAVDNRILKANVETLRAKVKMEEDVKPLTGMTLFYSTIADMSSANGIVRAPAEVDLEIRGHLGIFRQYGEEDAEPDEPCLVGWWLRRPPGKATCAQVQAVGWPPVRSFRKNILYVHPEKHVCDSSNSPAAFVKVGMDGAPYLRKVDLKMFNSYQELSMAPQKMFSSFTTRNSCSPGMSERDYMNESKVMNLLNGSDYVRTYEDKDGDWMLVGDVPWEMFVESCKRLRIMKGSEAIGIAPRAMEKCKNTS, encoded by the exons ATGTATCCAAAttcctacaccatacctcaagctcaACCGCTGTTGAACACAGAACAAGGTGAGCTGATTGCTGTTGGAAACAAG ATTCCACAGTCGAGAGTTGAGAACTCTGCCCTGCTGAAGCGACTTGCCAACATCAATCAAAAGTACAATGAAGCTGCTGTCGACAATAGGATACTCAAAGCGAATGTGGAGACTCTCAGAGCTAAG GTGAAGATGGAAGAGGACGTAAAACCGTTAACCGGAATGACTCTGTTCTACTCGACAATCGCAGACATGTCCTCCGCCAATGGTATAGTTCGAGCACCTGCAGAAGTGGATCT AGAAATCAGAGGCCACCTTGGAATCTTCCGACAATATGGTGAAGAAGATGCCGAGCCTGATGAACCTTGCCTCGTGGGGTGGTGGCTGCGGCGTCCACCCGGAAAAGCCACCTGCGCCCAA GTACAGGCTGTGGGTTGGCCGCCAGTGAGATCCTTCAGGAAGAACATCCTCTATGTTCACCCTGAGAAGCATGTCTGCGACAGCAGTAATTCACCAGCTGCCTTTGTGAAGGTGGGCATGGATGGTGCACCGTACCTGCGCAAGGTGGACCTGAAAATGTTCAACAGCTACCAAGAGCTCTCCATGGCCCCGCAGAAGATGTTCAGCTCCTTCACCACCA GAAACTCTTGCTCTCCAGGAATGAGTGAGAGGGACTACATGAACGAGAGCAAGGTGATGAATCTGCTCAATGGATCTGACTATGTCCGAACCTACGAAGACAAGGATGGAGATTGGATGCTTGTTGGTGATGTTCCATGGGA GATGTTTGTTGAATCGTGCAAACGTTTGCGTATCATGAAGGGATCAGAAGCCATTGGAATCG CACCAAGAGCCATGGAGAAGTGCAAGAACACAAGTTAA
- the LOC122006671 gene encoding uncharacterized protein K02A2.6-like produces the protein MPFVLRNAGATYQRMMDKIFREQIGRNVEVYVDDILIKSPLAVNLIKDVEETCKTLWQYGMKLNPLKCLFGAKGGKFLGYLVTERGIEANPEKVRALRDMQAEYEALLAELQAAWHIGVARVIIYSDFQLVTQQVTDNFIINCDKLQVYREAYEKMKEEFAEVTVTKIPRAENEKADELVKMASSLTTWVLDRSTAQTFLIAQIDLQNNREATIDWRAPMISYLRQGILPNDPEESRLVKKQAHAYVMIGDQLYKRFFSRPLLKCLGMEEANQALREIHLGCCGSHVGGPTLSRKVLLAGYFWPTLQRDAHKLVNTCLSCKKHQNLTHRPTTLLRTSIVSCPFYQWGMNIVGPFLMAPGQRRFLLVAVDYFSKWVEAEALAKITEDVVIQFLWKNILCRFSILHKLVSDNGRQFQGQKIHAWCKGFGITQSFASVAYPQRNGQTEVVNREIVRDLKVKLDHVGGNWVEELSSILWAYRTTPRESTGLTPFHLVYGNEAVVPIEIGVSSVKRTLYDEGNAEWRLAELDLISETRDRTTARLEAYRQRMRLENSSKVNLKVLMDV, from the exons atgcccttcGTTCTCAGGAATGCAGGAGCTacgtaccaaaggatgatggataagatcttccgGGAGCAAATCGGGCGCaatgtggaggtttatgtggatgatatactcattaagtCCCCTTTAGCCGTGAACCTGATcaaggatgtagaagaaacctgcaaGACTCTCTGGCAATATGGGATGAAGCTGAACCCCTTGAAATGTTTGTTTGGGGCTAAAGGAGGAAAGTTCTTGGGCTActtagtgaccgagcggggaatagaagcTAATCCAGAAAAGGTTCGGGCACTACGTGATATGCAG gcagaatacgaGGCTTTGTTGGCAGAACTGCAGGCAGCCTGGCACATAGGTGTAGCCCGGGTAATCATCTACTCAGATTTccagctagtaactcagcaagtGACTGACAACTttataataaattgtgataagtTACAAGTATACCGGGAAGCATATGAGAAGATGAAGGAAGAATTTGCAGAAGTTACAGTAACTAAGATCCCCAGGGCAGAGAACGAAAAAGCAGATGAGCTAGTAAAGATGGCAAGTTCCTTGACTACTTGGGTGTTGGACCGGTCAACGGCACAAAcattccttatagctcagatagatttACAAAACAATAGagaagcaactattgattggcgggcACCCATGATCAGTTATCTTAGGCAGGGCATCTTACCGAATGACCCAGAAGAATCACGGCTGGTCAAGAAACAAGCCCATGCATATGTCATGATCGGGGATCAGCTATACAAGAGGTTCTTCTCTAGGCCCTTACTCAAATGCCTGGGTATGGAGGAGGCAAACCAAGCCTTacgagaaatacatctgggatgcTGTGGCAGTCATGTAGGCGGTCCGACATTATCTCGCAAGGTactcctggccgggtatttctggcctactttacagaggGATGCTCACAAGCTGGTAAATACCTGCCTGTCCTGTAAAaaacatcaaaatttaacacATCGACCGACGACTCTGCTGAGAAcatctatagtctcgtgtccttTTTATCAATGGGGCATGAATATTGTGGGACCATTTCTAATGGCCCCGGGTCAGAGACgtttcttattggtggcggtggattatttctctaagtgggtggaagcagaGGCCCTGGCCAAGATCACAGAAGATGTGGTCATCCAGTTTCTATGGAAAAATATTCTTTGTAGGTTCAGCATTCTGCACAAGTTGGTATCAGACAATGGGaggcaatttcaagggcaaaAAATTCATGCCTGGTGCAAGGGATTTGGCATAACGCAATCCTTCGCATCAGTGGCATACCCACAAAGAAATGGCCAGACCGAGGTAGTTAATCGAGAAATAGTACGAGATCTGAAAGTTAAGTTGGATCATGTGGGAGGTAATTGGGTGGAAGAGTTGTCAAGCATCCTATGGGCTTATCGTACAACACCCCGAGAAAGTACCGGTCTGACACCATTCCATCTAGTTTATGGGAATGAAGCGGTAGTACCCATAGAGATTGGAGTGTCGTCGGTCAAGAGGACATTATACGATGAAGGAAACGCAGAGTGGCGGCTAGCTGAACTGGATCTCATTAGTGAAACCCGCGATAGGACGACAGCCCGGCTGGAGgcctatcgacaaagaatgag ATTAGAAAATTCTAGCAAAGTAAACCTCAAAGTGCTAATGGATGTGTAG